In one window of Canis lupus baileyi chromosome 12, mCanLup2.hap1, whole genome shotgun sequence DNA:
- the ANP32E gene encoding acidic leucine-rich nuclear phosphoprotein 32 family member E isoform X2 — protein MEMKKRINLELRNRAPEEVTELVLDNCLCVNGEIEGLNDTFKKLEFLSMANVELSSLARLPSLNKLRKLELSDNIISGGLEVLAEKCPNLTYLNLSGNKIKDLSTVEALQNLKNLKSLDLFNCEITNLEDYRESIFELLQQITYLDGFDQEDNEAPDSEEEDDEDGDEDDEEEEDEAGPPEEYEEEEEEEEEDEDEDEDEAGSELGEGEEEVGLSYLMKEEIQDEEDDDDYVEEGEEEEEEEEEGLRGEKRKRDAEDDGDEEDD, from the exons ATGGAGATGAAGAAGAGGATTAACCTGGAGTTAAGGAACAGAGCCCCGGAGGAG GTGACAGAGTTAGTCCTTGATAATTGCCTGTGTGTCAATGGGGAAATTGAAGGCCtgaatgatacttttaaaaaactagagTTTCTGAGTATGGCTAATGTGGAACTAAGTTCACTGGCCCGACTGCCCAGCTTAAATAAACTTCGAAAG TTGGAACTTAGTGACAATATAATTTCTGGTGGTTTGGAAGTCCTGGCAGAGAAATGTCCAAATCTTACTTACCTCAATCTGAgtggaaataaaatcaaagatcTCAGTACAGTAGAAGCTCTG caaaatcttaaaaatttgaaaagtctTGACTTGTTTAACTGTGAGATCACAAACCTGGAAGATTACAGAGAAAGTATCTTCGAACTGCTGCAGCAAATCACATACTTAGATGGATTTGATCAGGAGGATAACGAAGCACCAGATTCAGAAGAGGAGGATGATGAGG atggagatgaagatgatgaagaggaagaagatgaagcTGGTCCACCTGAAGAatatgaagaagaagaggaggaagaagaggaggatgaggatgaggatgaggatgaagcGGGCTCGgaattgggagagggagaagaggaagtggGCCTATCAtatttaatgaaagaagaaatccag gatgaagaagatgatgatgattacgttgaagaaggggaagaagaggaagaagagg AAGAAGAAGGTCTtcgaggggaaaaaaggaaacgAGATGCTGAAGATGATGGAGATGAAGAAGATGACTAG
- the ANP32E gene encoding acidic leucine-rich nuclear phosphoprotein 32 family member E isoform X3 codes for MANVELSSLARLPSLNKLRKLELSDNIISGGLEVLAEKCPNLTYLNLSGNKIKDLSTVEALQNLKNLKSLDLFNCEITNLEDYRESIFELLQQITYLDGFDQEDNEAPDSEEEDDEDGDEDDEEEEDEAGPPEEYEEEEEEEEEDEDEDEDEAGSELGEGEEEVGLSYLMKEEIQDEEDDDDYVEEGEEEEEEEEEGLRGEKRKRDAEDDGDEEDD; via the exons ATGGCTAATGTGGAACTAAGTTCACTGGCCCGACTGCCCAGCTTAAATAAACTTCGAAAG TTGGAACTTAGTGACAATATAATTTCTGGTGGTTTGGAAGTCCTGGCAGAGAAATGTCCAAATCTTACTTACCTCAATCTGAgtggaaataaaatcaaagatcTCAGTACAGTAGAAGCTCTG caaaatcttaaaaatttgaaaagtctTGACTTGTTTAACTGTGAGATCACAAACCTGGAAGATTACAGAGAAAGTATCTTCGAACTGCTGCAGCAAATCACATACTTAGATGGATTTGATCAGGAGGATAACGAAGCACCAGATTCAGAAGAGGAGGATGATGAGG atggagatgaagatgatgaagaggaagaagatgaagcTGGTCCACCTGAAGAatatgaagaagaagaggaggaagaagaggaggatgaggatgaggatgaggatgaagcGGGCTCGgaattgggagagggagaagaggaagtggGCCTATCAtatttaatgaaagaagaaatccag gatgaagaagatgatgatgattacgttgaagaaggggaagaagaggaagaagagg AAGAAGAAGGTCTtcgaggggaaaaaaggaaacgAGATGCTGAAGATGATGGAGATGAAGAAGATGACTAG